Part of the Geobacter pickeringii genome, GCTGCCGGCTTTCGTAACATTTACGTAATTGCGGGCAGAGAAATTAAACGGGACAATGGCGGCAAAGATAGACGAGAATAATGTCTTCGCCGCGGTCACGAAGGGAAGCTGGGCACTCCTCGGGCTACTTACGGTTACCGGGTATGTGCTGCAGTCGCCTCGTTTTGCGGCAGGAGTTGCCGCGGGCGGGACCCTGGCCCTCGCGAACTACTACTGGCTGATGAGCATTTTACGAAGAATTCTCCATCAGCAGCCAACCCAGCCGGTTCGCTATGCCCAGGTGCGATATCTGCTCAGGCTGACGCTGATTGCCATTGCGCTTTATCTTCTGATAGTCCGTGCCCATATCGACATTATGGGGTTGTTTGTCGGCCTGTCCATAATTGCTGCGGTGATCGTCGTCCTTTCGTTTTACATGTACGCCACTAAAGGAGAGTAATATCATGGTTCACCCGTTGCTGTTTCTCCAGTTCTTCAGAAAACTTCTCGAACCGCTTCACATTTCCGAAGCGGGAGCCGATGCCATCGCCTACACCTGGCTGATTCTTGCTCTCCTGATCATTCTCTCACTTCTCGCAACCAAGAGTCTGAAGGCCGTCCCCACCGGCATGCAAAACTTCATGGAGGTCGTTGTGGGAGGGATAGAGAACATGGTTGAGGAGA contains:
- a CDS encoding ATP synthase subunit I, whose translation is MAAKIDENNVFAAVTKGSWALLGLLTVTGYVLQSPRFAAGVAAGGTLALANYYWLMSILRRILHQQPTQPVRYAQVRYLLRLTLIAIALYLLIVRAHIDIMGLFVGLSIIAAVIVVLSFYMYATKGE